ATCGGTTTTGGATGGATTAGATTAGGAATAGATTCATATAATATAATCGATAAACTTTATGAAGAAGAATTTAAAGGAATAAAAGTTTCTATTCCAACAAATCGTTATGATCATGATGATTTTATGCCATATTATGAGAAAGCTGAAAAATATAATATGCCAATTTTATTTCATACAGGAGTAATTGCAGCAACAAAAAATGATAAAGAATTAGGTACTCATTCAGCATACATGCGTCCAGTATATTTAGATAAAATTGCAAGAAAATTCCCTAAGTTAAAAATTATTGCAGCTCATATGGGAGACCCATGGTATTTAGAAGCATATATGACATCACAAAAAAATCCTAATATGTGGTTAGATTTTTCTGGATTAGCAATTTTCACTAAAGCATATTATATTAGAAAATTTTTATGGATAAGAGTTACACCTGATAAACTTGTTTGGGGATTAGATGAACCACCTGAAAAATATCTTAGATTATTATTAACATGGAGAACATTGATTGAAGAAATTGGAATAAGAAAAGAAGAAGATATTAAAGGAATATTTGGAGAAAATGCAAGGAAAATATTAAATATATAAGATGATACTTTCTTGCTTTGTCTGGTTTAATAACATTATCTATTTTCATACTTTTTATTGATCTAAAAAATCGTCTTTATTTACCATAGGACAAAATATTTACTCAAAATTCTAACAATGCACTTTATTATGTTTATTCAATATTTATTCATTAATTTTTATGTCTCTTATTGCTAGCTTTGTCTTTTTTTTAATATAAGAAAAGCTTAGAAGAAATACGAATTTTACATATGCTTTATGCTTACTTCATTAGCAATATAGCAACTATATGGAATGTTATATGTTCTCTTTTTAATCCGTAATACATTATCTAATTTTGCAAAACAAAATTAGAAAACAAAACATTATCTGATTTATGTATATCGACCTTTACAAATATTCCTCTAGGTCACTTTTTACTAAAAAGTATATATTTTACTTTAATATTTTTTCTACTTAGTGATTTAGGTGACAGAAGCTAAAAGTATTAAAGTTGGTAAGGGAATTTACGAAAAAATATGTGAAATTGCTGGAGAACTTCAAGTAAAGTTAAAGCGACGAGTATCCCTTGATGAAGCCTTAGAATATTTACTTGAAGAGAAAAAATTGAAAATAAGCGATTTTGCTGGAGCATGGATCATGAGTGATGAAGAAGAGGAAGAAATCCTTAAGAGCTTAAGGGAAGGGTGGTCACGCTGGAAATTCCAAAAAGGATAATTCTCGATTCAACAATTATCATTGGAATTTTAAGAAATAAACTAAATGATGTCCAGCTTGTAAGAAAAATTGAAGCTAAAGCCGATATTGCAACAACTACTATAAACGCATTTGAAATATATTTTGGCGCGTAGAAATCAAAGAACCTTGAGCGTAATCTTGCATCAACCAAGGGTTTTTTCTCAACAATTAAACTTCTTCCATTTGATGATAATTGTGCTGAGCTAGCTGGCCAAGTTCTAGCTGAGCTTGAATCTAAAGGGAAAACTATAGATTATAGAGACCTTTTTATAGGTTGTATTACTCTTTCAAATGGATATACGCTTATAACTCGTAATAAAAAGCATTTCCAAGACATACCAAGACTTCATGTTATAGATCCATCAGAACTATAAAGTCCTGAGAATGTTAAAAAGGCATATGAATAAAAAAGATACCTTAGAGTATATAAACTATGAAAATTGCTTATTTAAGCAATTTTAAAAAAAGAAGTAAATAATACTTATAAGCTTATTATTACTCTATTTAAAAAATTAATAAAATACAATAAATTTTACTTTACTAAAAATATTTAATTTAAAGGTGATAAAATTGGGTTATTCATTAGAAAAAGCAAAAAATGAAGCTATAGAAATATTATCTGAACTTATTAAAATAAATACTTCTAATCCTCCTGGAAATGAATTGCCTGCAGCTAAATATATTGCAGAAAAACTTGAAGAAGCTAATTTAGAAACTGAAATAATAAAATCTGAAGAAAATAGAGGAAATGTAATTTGTAAAATTAAAGGAGAGAAAAAAGAAACAAGTATATTACTTTTGTCGCATTTAGATGTTGTTCCAGCAAATGCTTCAGAATGGAGTGTAGACCCATTTAGTGGAATTATAAAAGATGGTTTTATTTGGGGAAGAGGAGCAATTGATTGTAAATCTCTTACAGCAATAGAATGTGTTATTATGAAACTTATAGCATTAAATAATATAAAACCTGAAGGAGATATAGTTTTTGCAGCTACAGCCGATGAAGAAAAAGGTGGTGGAGCAGGAGTAGAATATATAATAAAGAATTACCCTGAAAAAATTAAAACAAAATATGTAATTAATGAGGGAGGAGGTTTTTCGATACCAATTAAAGATAAACATATATTTTTAGTTCAAACTGCTGAAAAAGGAATAGTATGGTTAAAGATAAAAGCAGGTGGAGTGCCTGCGCATGGTTCTATGCCTGGAATTGGGGATAATGCAATTTTAAGAATGATGAAAACAATAGATAGAATTATGTCTCATAGACCTCCAGTAATGATTATACCAGTAGTAGAAGAATTTATTAAGAAAATATCTGGTGAAAGAGGTACTGAATATAAAATTCTTTCTAATCTTTTATTAAATAAATATCTTGCACATAAAATACTTGATAAATTAGCTGAGAAAAATAAAGGAGAAGCTGAAATGATAAGGTCTATGATTAGTACAACAATAACTCCAACAATGATTAATGGAGGAATAAAAGAAAATATTGTTCCATCATTATGTGAAACAATTTTTGATTGTCGTATACTTCCTGGACAAACAAAAGAAGAATTATTAAATAATATTAAAAATCTTGTTAAAGATATAGATAAGTTAGAATTTGAATATGTAAAATATGATGAACCAACAGAATCTCCATTTGAAACAGATTTCTTTAAAATAATTGAAGATTCTTTAAAAGAATATGATAATAAATTTGAAGCAGTTCCATACATGGTTCCAGGTGGAACAGATTCAAGATTTTTAAGAAGGATTGGGTCAATATGTTATGGTTTTCATCCAGTAAAAACAGATATGCCTTTTAATCAATTAATGAAGCTTCCTCATGGAATAGATGAACGTATATCGATAGAAAATATTCATTTTGGAGTAGATATGCTTTATAGAATCATTAAAAAGATGATGTTCTAAATTATAGAGAATTAATTAATTCAATAGTAATTTCATTAAGGCTATTAAGAACTTTATTTGCTAAAGAAAAATCTTGATTTTTTGTTATAGAATTAGGAATAGCAATGCATTTCATTCCAGCTTTTTTAGCTGCTATTACACCATTTCTAGAATCCTCTATAACTAAGCATTCATTAGGATTTACTTTAAGTTTTTCAGAAGCTTTAAGAAAAACATCTGGTTCAGGTTTCCCTTTTTCAACTTCATACCCACTTACGATTACTTCGAAAAATTCTTTAATATTAAATTTGTTTAATACATATTCTATATATTCTTTTTCTGAAGAAGAAGCAATTGCAATTTTTTTA
The Nitrososphaerota archaeon DNA segment above includes these coding regions:
- a CDS encoding HAD family phosphatase, producing the protein MIKAVIFDLDGVIIDSEPIHFKADKELLKRKGIKYSLKDASLFTGKREKECYIELKRMYCLKESIKELIEERREIFFSLLNKEDIKLMPGLINLLNILKKNNKKIAIASSSEKEYIEYVLNKFNIKEFFEVIVSGYEVEKGKPEPDVFLKASEKLKVNPNECLVIEDSRNGVIAAKKAGMKCIAIPNSITKNQDFSLANKVLNSLNEITIELINSL
- a CDS encoding amidohydrolase family protein, translating into MIIDVHNHYWYEKDFIKKMIKCMDEASIDKVCLNGMGIKGLEITKSPEIYNANDDVKKASKEYPDRIIGFGWIRLGIDSYNIIDKLYEEEFKGIKVSIPTNRYDHDDFMPYYEKAEKYNMPILFHTGVIAATKNDKELGTHSAYMRPVYLDKIARKFPKLKIIAAHMGDPWYLEAYMTSQKNPNMWLDFSGLAIFTKAYYIRKFLWIRVTPDKLVWGLDEPPEKYLRLLLTWRTLIEEIGIRKEEDIKGIFGENARKILNI
- a CDS encoding M20/M25/M40 family metallo-hydrolase, producing the protein MGYSLEKAKNEAIEILSELIKINTSNPPGNELPAAKYIAEKLEEANLETEIIKSEENRGNVICKIKGEKKETSILLLSHLDVVPANASEWSVDPFSGIIKDGFIWGRGAIDCKSLTAIECVIMKLIALNNIKPEGDIVFAATADEEKGGGAGVEYIIKNYPEKIKTKYVINEGGGFSIPIKDKHIFLVQTAEKGIVWLKIKAGGVPAHGSMPGIGDNAILRMMKTIDRIMSHRPPVMIIPVVEEFIKKISGERGTEYKILSNLLLNKYLAHKILDKLAEKNKGEAEMIRSMISTTITPTMINGGIKENIVPSLCETIFDCRILPGQTKEELLNNIKNLVKDIDKLEFEYVKYDEPTESPFETDFFKIIEDSLKEYDNKFEAVPYMVPGGTDSRFLRRIGSICYGFHPVKTDMPFNQLMKLPHGIDERISIENIHFGVDMLYRIIKKMMF